Proteins from a genomic interval of Bradyrhizobium sp. CCBAU 53340:
- the mtnA gene encoding S-methyl-5-thioribose-1-phosphate isomerase, whose protein sequence is MKVDGKHFRSIWRERDGWSVGAIDQRRLPHEFVVAKLTSCEDAAVAIRDMLVRGAPLIGATAAYGMALAMREDPSDVALKRAYETLIVARPTAINLKWALDEVRAALAPIDPVERAEAAYARADEIVEQDVAINRGIAANGFALIEAIVARKKPGEAVNVLTHCNAGWLATVDWGTATAPIYLAHERGIKIHVWVDETRPRNQGASLTAWELGHHGVPHTVIPDNTGGHLMQHGMVDLAIVGTDRVAANGDVCNKIGTYLKALAAHDNGVPFYVALPSPTIDFAVNDGIRDIPIEQRSGVEVTDMTGRTADGRLETVRIVPEGSPVANYAFDVTPARLVTGLITERGVLKPDRASLAAAFPERIAAAAE, encoded by the coding sequence ATGAAGGTCGACGGCAAGCATTTCCGCAGCATCTGGCGCGAGCGTGACGGCTGGTCGGTCGGCGCGATCGACCAGCGCCGGCTTCCGCACGAGTTCGTCGTCGCGAAGCTGACTTCGTGCGAGGACGCGGCGGTGGCGATCCGCGACATGCTGGTGCGGGGCGCACCGCTGATCGGCGCGACGGCAGCCTACGGCATGGCGCTGGCGATGCGCGAGGATCCGTCTGATGTAGCCCTGAAGCGCGCTTATGAGACGCTGATCGTGGCGCGACCGACCGCAATCAATCTGAAATGGGCGCTGGACGAGGTGCGCGCGGCGCTCGCGCCAATCGATCCGGTGGAGCGGGCGGAAGCGGCCTATGCGCGCGCCGACGAGATCGTCGAGCAGGATGTCGCGATCAATCGCGGCATCGCCGCCAACGGCTTTGCGCTAATCGAGGCAATCGTGGCCAGGAAGAAGCCGGGCGAGGCGGTCAACGTGCTGACCCATTGCAATGCCGGCTGGCTCGCCACGGTCGACTGGGGCACCGCAACCGCTCCGATCTATCTCGCGCATGAGCGCGGCATCAAGATCCATGTCTGGGTGGACGAGACGCGCCCGCGCAATCAGGGCGCCTCCCTCACGGCCTGGGAGCTCGGTCATCATGGCGTGCCGCACACGGTGATTCCGGATAACACCGGCGGGCATCTGATGCAGCATGGCATGGTCGATCTCGCCATCGTCGGCACCGACCGCGTTGCCGCCAATGGCGACGTCTGCAACAAGATCGGCACCTATCTGAAGGCACTCGCTGCGCACGACAACGGCGTGCCGTTCTATGTCGCGCTGCCGTCGCCGACGATCGATTTTGCGGTCAATGATGGCATCCGCGACATTCCGATCGAGCAGCGTAGCGGGGTGGAGGTCACGGACATGACCGGCCGCACCGCCGACGGTCGTCTGGAGACCGTGCGCATCGTGCCGGAGGGCTCGCCGGTCGCGAACTACGCCTTCGACGTGACGCCGGCGCGGCTTGTCACCGGCCTCATCACCGAGCGTGGTGTGCTGAAGCCGGATCGCGCGTCGCTGGCGGCAGCGTTTCCGGAGCGCATTGCTGCTGCGGCGGAGTAG
- a CDS encoding S-methyl-5'-thioadenosine phosphorylase, protein MTQAVLGIIGGSGIYDLPGLESAHEEVIRSPWGEPSAPVRRGSIAGLPIVFLPRHDKGHRLSPSDINYRANIDVLKRAGVTDLISLSACGSFKDEMPPGTFVLVDQFVDRTHKRESSFFGKGCVAHVSMAHPVSPRLRIHLAAAAEAEGIAIARGGTYVCMEGPQFSTYAESMTYKTLGYSVIGMTNMPEAKLAREAEICYATVAMVTDFDCWHPDHDAVTVQDIIRVLTSNADKAKALVARLAKDFPREHEPCPIGSDRALDTALITAPEARDPELLKKLDAVAGRVLRA, encoded by the coding sequence ATGACGCAGGCGGTTTTGGGCATCATCGGCGGCTCGGGCATCTACGACCTGCCGGGCCTTGAGAGCGCGCACGAAGAGGTGATCAGGAGCCCCTGGGGCGAGCCCTCAGCGCCCGTGCGGCGCGGCTCCATCGCGGGTCTACCGATCGTATTCCTGCCGCGTCACGACAAGGGCCATCGGCTGTCGCCTTCCGACATCAACTATCGCGCCAATATCGACGTGTTGAAGCGCGCCGGCGTCACCGACCTGATCTCGCTCTCGGCCTGCGGTTCCTTCAAGGATGAGATGCCGCCCGGCACCTTCGTTCTCGTCGATCAATTCGTCGATCGTACCCATAAGCGCGAGAGTTCGTTCTTCGGCAAGGGCTGCGTCGCCCACGTCTCGATGGCGCACCCGGTCTCGCCGCGGCTGCGCATCCATCTGGCAGCCGCGGCCGAGGCCGAGGGCATCGCGATTGCGCGCGGCGGTACCTATGTCTGCATGGAGGGGCCGCAATTCTCCACCTATGCGGAGAGCATGACCTACAAGACGCTGGGCTATTCGGTGATCGGCATGACCAACATGCCCGAAGCCAAGCTCGCCCGTGAGGCCGAGATTTGCTACGCGACCGTTGCGATGGTGACGGATTTCGACTGCTGGCATCCCGATCACGACGCCGTCACCGTGCAGGATATTATCCGCGTGCTGACCTCGAACGCCGACAAGGCCAAGGCGCTGGTGGCGCGGCTGGCCAAGGATTTTCCGCGCGAGCATGAGCCGTGTCCGATCGGGTCGGATCGCGCGCTCGACACCGCGCTGATCACGGCGCCCGAGGCGCGCGATCCCGAGCTTTTGAAGAAGCTCGATGCGGTGGCCGGGCGCGTGCTGCGCGCTTGA